In a single window of the Corvus hawaiiensis isolate bCorHaw1 chromosome 19, bCorHaw1.pri.cur, whole genome shotgun sequence genome:
- the LOC125336042 gene encoding uncharacterized protein LOC125336042: MTENPSAKVKAAFYALLAKHNARPSPGGEEWAQNNWFNLDNVTDRVCSLQHETRFKFGRNKTIICSVLGACFAAAIDHHLKRCTEEKAIIDSLQNLVEILQKQLDEEKNKNHLLETALKEEYFKNSQNTDSPKETEEKETPHINQIYPQKELILVKNCGENCCPRIRPLIKTEYNYINDEDLEPHITTKQIPYTAVELARLKKEYGWLPHESETEYVFRVSLTGGDQIQLTEQEASGYWGHGVFLTTGDKRGTWSLTQRAAFWAGGLNPLERGDPLAIVGTPDQLLESVHKAACLQMIHERKLTPGYESPMQLPVKPELMTPLIRGLPESLKPTATVLQKTIAAVGPIDRLNRFLGNPSDQTGSTDPGFTPYSTPSQPPGSQSNSPAGDRKVWTWSEVAEDLINYSRKYGPIKIPEEKSDKTKGVRYIRAPHSEKPENVKQIPKRQYWWLLGIKKGVPRDMMDGLPPDKLSKVVSNWHCRKPILPNPSLQPSAPLLPQNLGSESKQPLPQSLCSEPKRPLPQNQGN; encoded by the coding sequence atgactgaaaacccTAGTGCAAAAGTTAAAGCCGCGTTTTATGCTCTGCTAGCAAAACACAATGCCCGGCCCTCTCCGGGAGGGGAAGAATGGGCTCAAAATAACTGGTTTAATTTGGATAATGTAACTGATAGAGTATGTTCTTTACAACATGAGACTAGATTTAAATTTGGCcgaaataaaaccataatctgCTCTGTTTTAGGGGCATGCTTTGCGGCAGCTATAGATCATCACTTAAAGCGATGTACTGAGGAGAAAGCAATCATAGATTCACTTCAAAACCTAGTGgagattttacagaaacaattagatgaagagaagaataaaaatcatttgCTAGAGACTGCTTtaaaagaggaatattttaagaattcacAGAATACTGACTCaccaaaagagacagaggaaaaggaaactccTCACATTAACCAAATATACCCCCAGAAAGAACTAATACTAGTAAAaaattgtggggaaaactgctgccctCGTATAAGACCTCtgattaaaacagaatataattataTCAATGATGAAGATCTTGAACCGCATATCACCACTAAACAAATACCATACACTGCTGTTGAATTGGCCAGGTTAAAAAAGGAGTATGGGTGGCTCCCCCATGAATCTGAGACGGAATATGTTTTCCGAGTGTCCCTCACTGGAGGAGACCAAATTCAATTAACTGAACAGGAGGCCAGTGGATACTGGGGACATGGAGTTTTCTTGACAACAGGAGACAAACGTGGCACATGGTCCCTGACTCAGCGTGCAGCTTTCTGGGCCGGGGGACTCAATCCTTTAGAAAGGGGAGACCCTTTAGCTATAGTTGGTACCCCCGATCAACTTCTAGAAAGCGTCCACAAAGCCGCCTGTCTGCAAAtgatccatgaaaggaaattaactcctgGATATGAATCCCCCATGCAATTACCTGTGAAACCTGAACTGATGACCCCTTTAATCCGAGGTCTTCCAGAATCACTCAAACCTACAGCAACTGTCCTTCAAAAAACCATAGCAGCTGTAGGCCCCATAGATAGGCTGAATAGATTCCTTGGAAACCCGAGCGACCAAACTGGATCTACCGATCCTGGGTTTACTCCATATTCAACCCCCTCTCAGCCGCCAGGTTCACAATCGAATTCACCTGCCGGTGATCGCAAAGTTTGGACATGGAGTGAGGTTGCAGAAGATCTGATTAATTACAGTAGGAAATATGGACctataaaaatcccagaggaaaaatcagacaaaacaaaaggtGTCAGGTACATTAGGGCTCCTCATAGTGAAAAACCAGAGAATGTAAAACAGATCCCTAAGCGTCAGTATTGGTGGTTATTAGGTATCAAAAAGGGGGTCCCCAGAGATATGATGGATGGCTTACCCCCTGATAAATTGAGTAAGGTAGTGTCTAACTGGCACTGCCGAAAACCCATTCTACCGAATCCGTCACTTCAACCCAGtgcacccctcctccctcagaaTCTGGGCAGTGAGTCAAAGCAACCTCTCCCTCAAAGTCTGTGCAGTGAGCCAAAACGACCTCTCcctcaaaaccagggaaactaG